One part of the Arabidopsis thaliana chromosome 1 sequence genome encodes these proteins:
- the PIN3 gene encoding Auxin efflux carrier family protein (PIN-FORMED 3 (PIN3); FUNCTIONS IN: auxin:hydrogen symporter activity, transporter activity; INVOLVED IN: in 8 processes; LOCATED IN: lateral plasma membrane, plasma membrane, vesicle membrane, cell surface; EXPRESSED IN: 26 plant structures; EXPRESSED DURING: 13 growth stages; CONTAINS InterPro DOMAIN/s: Auxin efflux carrier, subgroup (InterPro:IPR014024), Auxin efflux carrier (InterPro:IPR004776); BEST Arabidopsis thaliana protein match is: Auxin efflux carrier family protein (TAIR:AT1G23080.1); Has 1983 Blast hits to 1757 proteins in 550 species: Archae - 37; Bacteria - 1198; Metazoa - 14; Fungi - 0; Plants - 487; Viruses - 0; Other Eukaryotes - 247 (source: NCBI BLink).), producing the protein MISWHDLYTVLTAVIPLYVAMILAYGSVRWWKIFSPDQCSGINRFVAIFAVPLLSFHFISTNNPYAMNLRFIAADTLQKIIMLSLLVLWANFTRSGSLEWSITIFSLSTLPNTLVMGIPLLIAMYGEYSGSLMVQIVVLQCIIWYTLLLFLFEFRGAKMLIMEQFPETAASIVSFKVESDVVSLDGHDFLETDAEIGDDGKLHVTVRKSNASRRSFCGPNMTPRPSNLTGAEIYSLSTTPRGSNFNHSDFYNMMGFPGGRLSNFGPADMYSVQSSRGPTPRPSNFEENCAMASSPRFGYYPGGGAGSYPAPNPEFSSTTTSTANKSVNKNPKDVNTNQQTTLPTGGKSNSHDAKELHMFVWSSNGSPVSDRAGLNVFGGAPDNDQGGRSDQGAKEIRMLVPDQSHNGETKAVAHPASGDFGGEQQFSFAGKEEEAERPKDAENGLNKLAPNSTAALQSKTGLGGAEASQRKNMPPASVMTRLILIMVWRKLIRNPNTYSSLIGLIWALVAFRWHVAMPKIIQQSISILSDAGLGMAMFSLGLFMALQPKLIACGNSVATFAMAVRFLTGPAVMAVAAIAIGLRGDLLRVAIVQAALPQGIVPFVFAKEYNVHPAILSTGVIFGMLIALPITLVYYILLGL; encoded by the exons CGGCTCTGTCCGGTGGTGGAAAATCTTCTCACCCGACCAATGCTCCGGAATCAACCGTTTTGTCGCCATCTTCGCCGTCCCTCTCCTCTCTTTTCACTTCATCTCCACCAACAATCCTTACGCAATGAATCTCCGGTTCATCGCCGCCGACACTCTCCAAAAAATCATCATGTTGTCACTTTTAGTCCTATGGGCTAATTTCACTCGCTCCGGTAGCCTCGAGTGGAGCATCACAATCTTTTCCCTCTCCACACTTCCCAACACTCTTGTTATGGGGATTCCTCTCTTGATCGCCATGTATGGCGAATACTCTGGTTCCCTCATGGTCCAAATCGTCGTCCTCCAGTGTATCATCTGGTACACGcttctcctttttctcttcGAGTTTCGTGGCGCCAAGATGCTCATCATGGAGCAGTTCCCTGAGACGGCTGCTTCCATTGTTTCTTTCAAAGTCGAATCCGACGTCGTTTCGCTCGACGGCCATGATTTTCTTGAGACCGATGCAGAGATAGGTGACGACGGGAAGCTTCACGTCACCGTGAGAAAATCCAACGCTTCACGTCGTTCGTTCTGCGGCCCGAACATGACTCCACGGCCGTCAAATCTCACCGGAGCTGAGATTTATAGTCTCAGCACCACTCCTAGAGGCTCTAATTTCAACCACTCTGATTTTTACAACATGATGGGTTTCCCCGGTGGTCGTCTCTCCAATTTCGGTCCGGCGGATATGTACTCCGTTCAATCATCTAGAGGTCCAACTCCTCGACCTTCAAACTTCGAGGAGAATTGCGCCATGGCATCCTCCCCGAGATTCGGGTATTACCCTGGAGGAGGAGCCGGGTCTTATCCGGCTCCGAATCCAGAGTTCTCTTCAACCACCACATCTACCGCCAATAAAAGCGTCAATAAAAACCCGAAAGACGTTAATACGAATCAGCAGACGACTCTTCCAACGGGCGGCAAGTCAAACAGCCATGACGCCAAGGAGCTTCACATGTTCGTCTGGAGCTCAAACGGGTCACCCGTTTCAGACCGGGCGGGTCTTAACGTTTTCGGCGGAGCACCTGACAACGATCAAGGCGGAAGATCTGACCAAGGTGCTAAAGAGATCCGTATGTTAGTCCCAGATCAATCTCACAACGGCGAGACCAAAG CTGTAGCTCATCCAGCAAGTGGAGATTTCGGAGGAGAACAACAATTTAGTTTCGccggaaaagaagaagaagcagagagaccAAAAGACGCCGAGAATGGTCTAAACAAACTTGCTCCAAATTCCACGGCGGCGCTACAATCCAAGACAGGTCTAGGAGGAGCCGAAGCAAGTCAACGAAAAAATATGCCTCCGGCGAGTGTGATGACAAGGCTGATACTGATAATGGTTTGGAGGAAACTCATCAGAAACCCAAACACTTACTCTAGTCTCATTGGACTTATTTGGGCTCTCGTCGCTTTCCG GTGGCACGTGGCAATGCCCAAAATCATTCAACAATCTATCTCCATTCTATCTGATGCTGGTCTTGGAATGGCAATGTTTAGTTTGG GGTTGTTCATGGCGTTGCAACCCAAATTAATCGCTTGTGGGAATTCAGTGGCAACGTTTGCCATGGCGGTTAGGTTCCTTACGGGTCCGGCCGTGATGGCGGTTGCTGCTATAGCCATCGGATTACGTGGTGATTTACTGCGTGTCGCTATAGTTCAG GCCGCATTACCTCAAGGAATTGTGCCCTTTGTGTTTGCGAAGGAGTACAATGTTCATCCTGCTATTTTAAGTACAGG GGTAATATTTGGAATGCTTATAGCGCTTCCGATCACGCTGGTTTACTACATTCTACTCGGGTTATAA